One window of Hujiaoplasma nucleasis genomic DNA carries:
- a CDS encoding HAD hydrolase family protein — MPKIGLRTIKTAVAVFITFLINIILYLISPNFANTWYSPFFASIAAVYSMQREFSQSFALARIRALGSIVGGLFGMVIILIYETFLSNIIIDQYGLIINMFVLYILTSIFIIILIYFLVKFKIKDLVFVAALTYLSVTISLRNDLPVVAFAVNRISSTIIGVLVTLGINNLHVHHHRNKNILFVSALDACLLNKEKSLSSYSQYHLSALLNDGLNFTISTTRTPSSLSRILYGLPLKNELMIMNGAVKYDIVKEKFLDIKYIKKSAQIGIDAYFSSINRNVFTYTIIDQALSIYHTDFENDLEEKFYYDRKNDYFRNHIKGKIDFNEDVVYYVLIDTLDKVHQYKKDLLDYYRAYISCQIYAYEEGSSYYFLKIYKSDISKKEALKAFVSKNPNEFLISFASKSYDLEMMSLSDFSFALASADEEVKAKADYLIPIDQADGVVRMIRKLYYARDYKMLLKKIKNSKNR, encoded by the coding sequence ATGCCTAAAATTGGTTTGAGAACCATTAAAACAGCTGTGGCTGTTTTTATTACTTTTTTAATTAATATTATTTTATACTTGATTTCACCAAACTTTGCCAATACTTGGTATTCACCTTTTTTTGCTTCTATAGCGGCTGTTTATTCTATGCAAAGAGAGTTTTCTCAGTCATTTGCTTTGGCTAGAATCAGAGCCTTAGGTTCTATAGTTGGTGGGCTTTTTGGCATGGTCATTATTTTAATATATGAGACTTTTTTAAGTAATATCATTATTGATCAATATGGCTTGATTATCAACATGTTTGTCTTATATATCTTAACGAGTATCTTCATTATTATTTTAATTTACTTTTTAGTTAAATTTAAGATTAAGGATTTGGTATTTGTCGCTGCCTTAACTTATTTATCTGTCACCATTTCTTTAAGAAATGATTTACCAGTGGTTGCTTTTGCAGTCAATCGAATTTCATCTACCATTATCGGGGTTTTAGTGACTTTAGGGATAAATAATCTTCATGTTCATCATCATAGAAATAAGAATATTTTATTTGTTTCTGCCTTAGATGCTTGTTTGCTTAATAAAGAGAAGTCTTTATCATCTTATAGCCAATATCATTTAAGTGCTTTATTAAATGATGGACTTAATTTTACTATTTCAACGACCCGTACACCCTCATCTTTATCTAGGATTTTATATGGTTTACCCTTAAAGAATGAGTTGATGATTATGAATGGAGCTGTTAAATATGATATTGTTAAGGAGAAATTTCTTGATATCAAATATATTAAGAAAAGTGCTCAAATCGGTATTGATGCTTATTTTTCATCAATAAATAGAAATGTTTTTACTTATACCATTATTGATCAAGCCTTGTCTATTTATCATACTGACTTTGAAAATGACTTAGAAGAGAAATTCTATTATGATCGTAAGAATGATTATTTTAGAAATCATATTAAGGGGAAAATCGATTTTAATGAAGATGTTGTATATTATGTTTTAATTGATACACTTGATAAGGTTCATCAATATAAGAAGGATTTGCTTGATTATTATAGGGCTTATATATCTTGTCAAATTTATGCTTATGAAGAGGGGTCATCCTATTATTTTTTAAAAATATATAAGTCAGATATTTCGAAAAAAGAAGCCTTGAAAGCTTTTGTAAGTAAAAATCCTAATGAATTTCTAATTAGCTTTGCATCTAAGTCATATGACTTAGAAATGATGTCCTTAAGTGATTTTTCATTTGCTTTAGCAAGTGCGGATGAAGAGGTTAAAGCTAAGGCAGATTATTTGATTCCTATTGATCAAGCTGATGGTGTTGTTAGAATGATTAGGAAGCTTTATTATGCTAGGGATTATAAGATGCTTTTAAAAAAGATTAAAAACTCAAAAAACAGATGA
- a CDS encoding pyruvate carboxylase subunit B yields the protein MMSVKFVETALRDGHQSLMATRLTTDEILAVLPELDKAGYYALEVWGGATFDASLRFLNEDPWERLRKMRKVAKKTKLQMLFRGQNILGYKHYPDDIVEKFVEKSLENGIDIIRIFDALNDLRNLETSAKAVKKYNGHLQIALSYTTSPVHSINYYVDLAKKAENMGADSLCIKDMSGILMPDTAFDLIKALKNNIKIPINFHTHATSGLAPVTYAKAIEAGVDIIDTALSPLSGGTSQVATEAIATLLGQDNTLDFNHLEAAKDILTKIKDKYLENGILNPKALTPNPKILHSQIPGGMISNLLSQLKDQKALDKYEEVLNEVPKVRKDLGYPPLVTPLSQMVGTQAIMNILSGQRYKLVPGEIKAYLRGEYGQAPGDIDPNFRKSIIGDDPVLSHRPADNLEPQFENIKEKYKDIVKSDEDVLSIALFESVALKFFKSQENETIEFTLHTGGAL from the coding sequence ATTATGAGTGTAAAATTTGTTGAAACTGCTCTAAGGGATGGCCATCAATCTTTAATGGCAACACGCCTAACAACTGATGAAATATTGGCAGTATTACCGGAACTTGATAAGGCTGGATATTATGCCTTAGAAGTCTGGGGTGGTGCCACCTTTGATGCCTCTTTAAGATTCTTAAATGAAGACCCTTGGGAAAGATTAAGAAAAATGCGGAAAGTCGCTAAAAAAACCAAATTACAGATGTTATTTAGAGGACAGAATATCTTAGGATACAAACACTATCCAGATGATATCGTCGAAAAATTTGTTGAAAAATCTCTTGAGAACGGCATAGATATTATAAGAATATTTGATGCCTTAAATGATTTAAGAAATTTAGAAACCTCAGCCAAAGCTGTAAAAAAATATAATGGGCATCTACAAATTGCCTTATCTTACACAACCAGCCCTGTCCATTCAATTAACTATTATGTAGACTTAGCAAAAAAAGCAGAAAACATGGGTGCTGATTCATTATGTATAAAAGATATGTCAGGTATTTTAATGCCTGATACAGCCTTTGATTTAATCAAAGCTTTAAAAAATAATATAAAAATTCCAATTAATTTTCATACACATGCTACTTCTGGCTTGGCTCCTGTCACCTATGCTAAGGCTATTGAAGCTGGTGTAGATATCATTGATACTGCTTTATCTCCATTATCTGGTGGTACTTCACAAGTAGCCACTGAAGCTATAGCCACTTTATTAGGTCAAGATAACACTCTAGATTTTAATCATTTAGAAGCAGCTAAAGATATCTTAACTAAAATTAAAGATAAGTATTTAGAAAATGGTATTTTAAATCCTAAGGCCTTAACTCCAAACCCAAAAATATTGCATAGTCAAATTCCTGGAGGTATGATTTCTAATTTATTAAGTCAACTCAAAGACCAAAAAGCCTTAGACAAATATGAAGAAGTCTTAAATGAAGTCCCTAAGGTTAGAAAAGACTTAGGTTATCCTCCACTAGTGACACCCCTATCTCAAATGGTGGGCACTCAAGCCATTATGAATATTCTAAGTGGCCAAAGATATAAACTAGTTCCAGGAGAAATCAAAGCCTATTTGCGTGGTGAATATGGCCAGGCACCAGGAGATATTGATCCAAACTTTAGAAAAAGCATTATCGGTGATGACCCAGTTTTAAGTCATAGACCTGCAGATAACCTTGAGCCTCAGTTTGAAAACATAAAAGAAAAATATAAGGATATCGTAAAAAGTGATGAAGATGTCTTAAGTATTGCTTTATTTGAATCAGTGGCACTTAAGTTTTTTAAATCTCAAGAAAATGAAACCATTGAGTTTACCTTACATACAGGAGGAGCCTTATGA
- a CDS encoding sodium ion-translocating decarboxylase subunit beta, which yields MSDLLSKLYESSGLYAFFSEDGWKYVIMIIIALTLLFLAIFKKFEPYLLLPIGFAMLLVNIPGTNLFIKETIIENGEEINQYSGMFGYIYYGVSYGIYPSLIFLGIGATTDFGPLLARPKSMLLGAAAQIGIFVTFLGALLLNFTGAEAAAIGIIGGADGPTAILLSSELAPHLLAAISIAAYSYMALVPIIQPPLIKLFTSKKERQIEMTQLREVSKKERIIFPIIVALITIILIPSSAPLIGMLMLGNLIKESGVVPNLVHASGKTILYSVTILLGLSIGATTKATNFLQTQTLMIIGLGLFAFIVATIFGILGGKFMNLVSKEKINPIIGAAGVSAVPMAARVAMKEGKIANPNNYLLMHAMGPNVAGVIGSAIAAGLLLSFFG from the coding sequence ATGAGTGATTTATTAAGTAAACTCTACGAATCTTCCGGACTTTACGCTTTCTTTAGTGAAGACGGTTGGAAGTATGTCATCATGATCATCATCGCATTGACCTTATTATTTCTGGCCATTTTTAAGAAATTTGAACCTTATTTACTTCTACCCATTGGTTTTGCCATGTTACTAGTAAATATACCTGGAACCAACTTATTTATAAAAGAAACCATTATTGAAAACGGTGAAGAAATCAATCAATACTCAGGTATGTTTGGCTATATTTACTATGGAGTATCCTATGGTATTTATCCTTCATTAATTTTCCTTGGCATCGGCGCAACCACTGATTTTGGTCCCTTACTTGCAAGACCAAAATCAATGTTACTAGGTGCCGCTGCTCAAATTGGAATCTTTGTGACTTTCTTAGGTGCTTTATTACTAAACTTTACCGGCGCTGAAGCGGCAGCTATAGGCATTATAGGTGGAGCTGATGGCCCAACAGCTATTTTACTATCAAGTGAATTAGCCCCTCATTTATTGGCGGCTATTTCTATTGCTGCTTATTCTTATATGGCTTTGGTCCCTATAATCCAACCACCATTAATTAAATTATTTACAAGCAAAAAAGAACGTCAAATTGAAATGACACAATTAAGAGAAGTATCAAAAAAAGAAAGAATTATCTTTCCAATCATTGTAGCTTTAATCACCATTATCTTAATACCTTCTTCAGCACCCTTAATCGGTATGTTGATGTTAGGAAATCTAATTAAAGAATCAGGGGTTGTTCCTAACTTAGTTCATGCCAGTGGAAAAACCATACTATACTCAGTCACTATCTTATTGGGTTTAAGTATTGGAGCAACTACCAAAGCGACTAACTTCTTACAAACCCAAACCCTAATGATTATTGGTTTAGGTTTATTCGCCTTTATCGTGGCAACCATCTTTGGGATCTTAGGTGGAAAATTCATGAATCTCGTCAGCAAAGAGAAAATCAATCCTATTATTGGAGCTGCGGGTGTTTCAGCTGTTCCTATGGCTGCTAGAGTCGCTATGAAAGAAGGAAAAATCGCCAACCCTAACAATTATCTATTAATGCATGCTATGGGACCTAATGTTGCTGGTGTCATTGGTTCTGCTATTGCTGCGGGCTTATTGTTGTCATTCTTTGGATAA
- a CDS encoding ATP-binding cassette domain-containing protein translates to MLTIKNLSIKDNVFDYEMIHNLNFTLQENDKIAIIGSEGTGKSTLLKLLAGFPLNYIDYEGEVICHTKIVYVDQNISNRWNLYTLYEYFYKQDDIFRIQADLRKTLALFALDYNTIIDRHINTLSGGEKVKCALALAIARKPDILLLDEPSNDLDFQTIEFLENFMNHTQIPLFFISHDQRLLENVANGIIHLQHVHKQMLCKTFVYRGKYKDYKNLYFRKYESDLQIARKQRSDYQAKMKKFRQIYQKVEYQQNQAVRNPELARLLKKKIKSLKSQESRFLKEKETWIDIPELEEPMHIFFDGESKINHKKRIIEIDINHFLLPNHNTIERIYLNLRGNEACVIYGQNGVGKSTLIKAIIKYLDQQGIHYAYIPQDYMELLERGMSVIEYLNKKQSKYPDYRIRQILGQLGFKRDEMEAKCEDLSEGQKLKILLLLMVSIESEIIILDEPTRNISPINQDEIYDLFLQYQGAILAVSHDRLFIESVFDRIFELREDALVEI, encoded by the coding sequence ATGCTAACAATAAAAAATTTATCAATCAAAGATAATGTTTTTGATTATGAAATGATTCATAATTTAAATTTTACTTTACAAGAAAATGATAAAATTGCCATCATAGGTTCTGAAGGAACAGGTAAATCTACTTTATTAAAACTATTGGCTGGATTTCCTTTAAATTATATAGACTATGAAGGAGAAGTTATATGTCATACTAAAATAGTCTATGTTGATCAAAACATCTCAAATAGATGGAATTTATATACATTGTATGAATATTTTTATAAGCAAGATGATATTTTTAGAATTCAAGCAGATTTAAGAAAAACTTTAGCTTTATTTGCTTTAGATTATAATACCATCATTGATAGACACATCAATACTTTATCAGGCGGAGAAAAGGTCAAGTGTGCTTTAGCTTTGGCTATAGCTAGAAAGCCCGATATTCTTTTATTAGATGAACCATCTAATGATTTAGATTTTCAAACCATTGAGTTTTTAGAAAATTTTATGAATCACACACAAATTCCTTTGTTCTTTATTTCGCATGACCAACGCTTATTAGAAAATGTGGCAAATGGTATAATTCATTTACAACATGTCCATAAGCAAATGCTATGTAAAACTTTTGTATATAGGGGAAAATATAAGGATTATAAGAATTTGTATTTTAGAAAATATGAATCAGATTTACAAATCGCTAGGAAACAAAGATCTGATTATCAAGCAAAGATGAAAAAGTTTAGGCAGATCTATCAAAAAGTTGAATACCAGCAAAACCAAGCTGTTAGAAATCCTGAACTAGCTAGATTATTAAAGAAGAAGATAAAATCTTTAAAAAGTCAAGAATCAAGATTTTTAAAAGAAAAAGAAACCTGGATTGATATACCCGAATTAGAAGAACCTATGCATATCTTTTTTGATGGGGAAAGCAAAATCAATCATAAGAAACGTATCATTGAAATTGATATCAATCATTTTCTTCTTCCAAATCATAATACCATTGAACGCATCTATTTAAACTTAAGAGGTAATGAGGCTTGTGTGATTTATGGGCAAAATGGAGTTGGAAAAAGTACGCTTATAAAAGCCATCATAAAATATTTGGACCAACAAGGTATTCACTATGCATATATTCCTCAAGATTATATGGAACTATTAGAAAGAGGTATGAGTGTTATTGAATATCTTAACAAAAAACAAAGTAAATATCCTGATTATAGAATTAGACAAATTTTAGGTCAATTGGGTTTTAAAAGAGATGAGATGGAAGCTAAGTGTGAAGACTTAAGTGAAGGTCAAAAGTTAAAGATTTTATTATTGCTTATGGTATCTATTGAATCTGAAATAATCATCTTAGATGAACCAACGAGAAATATATCTCCTATAAATCAAGATGAAATTTATGATTTGTTTTTACAATACCAAGGGGCTATATTAGCAGTTAGTCATGATCGTCTATTTATTGAATCCGTTTTTGATCGTATCTTTGAGTTAAGAGAAGATGCTTTAGTTGAAATTTAA
- a CDS encoding ABC transporter ATP-binding protein produces the protein MVIKDLQLSYDKDIVIEDLSIEIKEGKITTIIGPNGCGKSTLLKAMSRILEPIQGEILLDGKDLFTIPTKDIAKRLAFLPQSQDVLNGLTVFELISYGRYPYQKGLGKLSEKDHLAIHKAMTLTHVEDLKNRSIDQLSGGQRQRVWIAMSLAQETKMIFLDEPTTYLDIAHQLDVLHLLKDLNQNAGKTIVMVLHDINQAAFFSDDVIAIKEGQVVKSGPGESVITKKIIQDVFEVDVDIMFDQATNKPITYNYKRL, from the coding sequence ATGGTTATCAAAGACTTACAATTATCTTATGATAAAGATATTGTCATTGAAGATTTATCAATAGAAATAAAAGAAGGTAAAATAACCACGATTATAGGCCCTAATGGGTGTGGTAAGTCAACTTTATTAAAGGCAATGTCTAGAATATTAGAACCCATTCAAGGGGAAATATTGTTAGATGGTAAGGATTTGTTTACCATTCCTACCAAAGATATTGCTAAACGATTGGCTTTTTTACCCCAATCACAAGATGTTTTGAATGGCTTGACTGTTTTTGAATTGATTTCTTATGGAAGGTATCCTTATCAAAAGGGTTTGGGTAAATTATCAGAAAAAGATCATTTAGCCATCCATAAGGCCATGACTTTAACTCATGTGGAAGATTTAAAGAATCGATCAATTGATCAATTAAGTGGTGGACAAAGACAGAGGGTTTGGATAGCCATGTCTTTGGCTCAAGAAACTAAAATGATTTTTCTTGATGAACCAACGACTTATTTGGATATTGCTCATCAATTGGATGTCTTACATTTGTTAAAGGATTTAAATCAAAATGCTGGTAAAACCATTGTGATGGTTTTACATGATATTAATCAAGCGGCTTTTTTTTCTGATGATGTAATCGCGATTAAGGAAGGACAAGTTGTTAAGTCTGGTCCAGGTGAATCTGTAATCACTAAAAAGATTATTCAAGATGTATTTGAAGTTGATGTGGACATTATGTTTGATCAAGCAACCAATAAACCCATTACCTACAATTATAAAAGACTTTAG
- a CDS encoding CoA-disulfide reductase has product MKTIIIGGVAAGMSAASKLRRLNPKMTITVYEMGEDLSYGGCGMPYFLGDVIKDENKLLARNKDDFEKQNIQVYLNHEVTHLDYKHQSIEIFDRENKKTIKDKFDYLVIATGTKANRTNIPGSKEVNPYVLNTLEDARKIKANMKDVKEVAIIGGGYIGLEIAENFAHLGIKVHIIERAKQLLIVYDTFVAQKAKEILEKENIQIYLDEALESYEKDHQKTIIKTNNRTLSVDMVIEAIGVRPNTEFLKNSGIQMLKNGAIITNEYQETSLKNVYSAGDCSSYHHLLTKEKVFVPLGTHANKTGKIIAENIEGNQVRFKGIIGSNILKIADYAFAKTGLGFDEAKRLGLNYDFVDITAKNQSGYYPGAEPIFVRMVYDPQTKIIKGCQMVGKKGVSDRINIMALAITKELTADEFSQLDLAYAPPFSPVWDPLLVASNQIK; this is encoded by the coding sequence ATGAAAACAATTATTATTGGTGGTGTTGCGGCTGGCATGTCGGCTGCTTCTAAACTAAGAAGACTCAATCCTAAGATGACCATCACAGTATATGAAATGGGTGAAGATTTATCCTATGGTGGCTGTGGTATGCCTTACTTTTTAGGTGATGTCATTAAAGATGAAAACAAACTCCTTGCTAGAAACAAAGATGATTTTGAAAAACAAAACATTCAAGTCTATCTAAATCATGAAGTTACACATTTAGACTATAAACATCAAAGTATTGAAATTTTTGATAGAGAAAACAAGAAAACCATAAAAGACAAATTTGATTACTTAGTCATCGCTACAGGAACCAAAGCCAATAGAACCAATATTCCAGGTTCTAAGGAAGTAAACCCTTATGTATTAAACACCCTTGAAGACGCTCGCAAGATAAAAGCAAACATGAAAGATGTTAAAGAAGTTGCTATTATAGGTGGGGGTTATATAGGCTTAGAAATCGCAGAAAATTTTGCCCATTTAGGCATTAAAGTTCATATTATTGAAAGAGCCAAACAATTATTAATAGTCTATGATACTTTTGTGGCTCAAAAAGCAAAAGAAATTCTTGAAAAAGAGAATATTCAAATATATTTAGATGAAGCTTTAGAATCTTATGAAAAAGATCATCAAAAAACAATCATAAAAACCAATAATAGAACCCTATCTGTTGATATGGTCATTGAAGCTATTGGGGTTCGACCAAACACTGAATTTTTAAAAAACTCTGGAATTCAAATGTTAAAAAACGGTGCCATCATTACCAATGAATACCAAGAAACTTCTCTTAAAAATGTTTACTCAGCTGGTGATTGTTCTTCCTATCACCATCTACTCACTAAAGAAAAAGTCTTTGTTCCCTTAGGAACCCATGCCAATAAGACAGGAAAAATCATCGCAGAGAATATTGAAGGAAACCAAGTTAGATTCAAGGGGATTATTGGTTCTAATATTCTAAAAATCGCAGATTATGCCTTTGCTAAAACCGGTCTTGGTTTCGATGAAGCAAAACGCCTAGGCTTAAATTATGATTTTGTCGATATCACAGCCAAAAACCAATCTGGTTACTATCCTGGAGCGGAACCTATCTTTGTTAGAATGGTCTATGACCCACAAACAAAAATCATCAAGGGTTGTCAGATGGTTGGTAAAAAAGGAGTGTCTGATAGAATCAATATCATGGCTTTAGCCATTACAAAAGAATTAACAGCCGATGAGTTCTCACAATTAGACCTTGCTTACGCTCCACCCTTCTCTCCAGTATGGGATCCATTACTGGTCGCAAGCAACCAAATTAAATAA
- a CDS encoding mechanosensitive ion channel family protein produces MDFKNIDKKVLLKKVLPWALSALFILILVFAGNIFGKGSRLALIIGTSEGGFQSIGSWFDNHLDPIIKSIIWIVIIIMATHLIRYLVSKFFIFGKKAKTAGKLIDSLIKYISFFALVIIILVEWGINVRSLLAGLGILALLLGLGAQSLIADIVSGLFIVFEGDYQVGDVVVLDDYRGTVESIGLRTTKIKDIAGNVKIINNSEIRSLINMTVDLSVAVVDVEISYDESIEQVELVIGKNIERIQKQVKDIIEGPFYKGVNAFKASGIELRFVAKVDEENRYQVERDLRRQIKIIFDEFKISIPYQTVTIANLNDSEASKLSHKDKEKVKDFLEEQKEKSKEISESQN; encoded by the coding sequence ATGGATTTTAAGAATATTGATAAAAAAGTTTTACTAAAAAAAGTATTACCCTGGGCTTTAAGTGCTTTATTTATTTTGATTCTAGTATTTGCAGGAAATATTTTTGGAAAAGGCAGTCGTTTAGCTTTAATTATTGGAACTAGTGAAGGTGGTTTTCAGTCGATAGGATCTTGGTTTGATAATCATCTGGATCCTATCATTAAGTCAATCATTTGGATAGTTATTATTATCATGGCAACTCATTTAATTCGCTATCTTGTTTCTAAGTTTTTTATCTTTGGTAAAAAAGCAAAAACAGCAGGTAAATTAATTGATTCTTTAATCAAATATATATCATTTTTTGCCTTGGTCATTATTATATTGGTTGAATGGGGTATCAATGTCAGGTCTTTACTTGCTGGATTAGGGATTTTAGCTTTATTGTTAGGTTTGGGTGCCCAATCATTAATTGCTGATATCGTCAGTGGCTTATTTATAGTCTTTGAAGGTGATTATCAAGTTGGAGATGTCGTGGTTTTAGATGATTATCGGGGGACTGTAGAATCTATTGGTTTAAGAACCACTAAGATTAAAGACATCGCTGGTAATGTTAAAATCATTAATAATTCAGAAATTAGATCGTTAATTAATATGACTGTTGATTTATCAGTGGCGGTTGTGGATGTGGAAATATCCTATGATGAATCCATTGAGCAAGTTGAATTAGTGATTGGTAAAAACATTGAAAGAATCCAAAAACAAGTTAAAGACATTATAGAAGGTCCTTTTTATAAGGGTGTTAATGCCTTTAAAGCTTCTGGTATTGAATTAAGGTTCGTGGCTAAGGTAGATGAAGAAAACCGTTATCAAGTTGAAAGGGATTTAAGAAGACAAATAAAGATTATCTTTGATGAATTTAAAATTTCTATTCCTTATCAAACGGTTACGATTGCAAATTTAAATGATTCAGAGGCATCTAAGTTAAGTCATAAAGATAAAGAAAAAGTTAAAGACTTTTTAGAAGAACAAAAAGAGAAATCAAAAGAAATTAGCGAATCACAAAATTAA
- a CDS encoding flavodoxin family protein — MESMIVYYSKTQNTESVVKRFDIQAKMIKAQSQDPNQKHIVLLEKPDIRNVDHIIFACPVHGFQACRIMKAYLESLDDLRGKTIDLFVTHHFRFAWLGGIQALKQMRQIIHKKNGVVRHERSINWKSHKRESDIQEMIQLFQKE; from the coding sequence ATGGAATCAATGATTGTTTATTATTCAAAGACTCAAAACACTGAGTCCGTTGTTAAGAGATTTGATATTCAAGCTAAAATGATTAAGGCACAGTCTCAAGACCCTAATCAAAAACATATTGTTTTACTTGAAAAACCTGATATTAGAAATGTTGACCATATCATTTTTGCTTGTCCAGTTCATGGTTTTCAGGCATGTAGGATTATGAAAGCTTATTTAGAATCCTTAGATGACTTAAGAGGGAAAACTATCGATTTGTTTGTGACCCATCATTTTCGTTTTGCTTGGTTGGGAGGCATTCAAGCTTTAAAACAAATGCGTCAGATCATTCATAAGAAAAATGGTGTCGTTAGACATGAAAGATCAATAAATTGGAAGTCTCATAAGAGAGAGTCAGATATTCAAGAAATGATTCAACTTTTTCAAAAAGAATAA
- a CDS encoding biotin/lipoyl-containing protein, whose product MKIYKVKVNGKIYEVELESIEENTQEIQSPKQETKPSRNQGHAIKSPMQGTIQSILVKVGQKVKAGDSILILEAMKLENDITADQDYVIEEILVKVGDTVENNQALVKVS is encoded by the coding sequence ATGAAAATATACAAAGTAAAAGTAAATGGAAAAATCTATGAAGTTGAATTAGAATCTATCGAAGAAAACACTCAAGAAATTCAAAGTCCAAAACAAGAGACTAAGCCTTCAAGGAACCAAGGTCACGCAATCAAATCACCTATGCAAGGCACCATCCAAAGTATCTTAGTTAAGGTCGGTCAAAAGGTAAAAGCAGGTGATTCAATTTTAATCTTAGAAGCTATGAAATTAGAAAACGATATTACTGCTGATCAAGACTATGTCATTGAAGAAATACTTGTTAAAGTTGGTGACACAGTCGAAAACAACCAAGCCTTAGTCAAGGTAAGTTAA
- a CDS encoding class I SAM-dependent methyltransferase, translating to MKEIEKNKIAWNQLSKDHYEHFKKELSSRETLLNKNILRELGDVQGRSLIHLQCNTGADTISLARLGLSKVVGVDLSNENIKYANLLKHDFKMDMVSFIESDVLSLEKIHKDKYDIVFTSEGVLGWLPDLDQWARVVRSLLKDDGYFYIYDSHPFFHTFDEEKLAKQELILKYDYFNAKADMAYEIGGYASQTMYSENYWWNHTLSDIINALIKAGLKIEYLHEYDTLFWNNGRMEAIDKGLYIYPKFRNKLPMSFSIKASVL from the coding sequence ATGAAAGAAATAGAGAAAAACAAAATAGCTTGGAATCAATTGTCTAAAGATCACTATGAACATTTTAAAAAAGAGTTGTCTTCTAGGGAGACTTTATTAAATAAGAATATTCTTAGGGAACTGGGTGATGTTCAAGGTCGATCATTAATTCATTTACAATGTAATACTGGGGCAGATACCATTTCTTTAGCTAGACTTGGCTTATCTAAGGTTGTTGGGGTTGATTTATCCAATGAAAATATCAAGTATGCTAATTTATTAAAACATGATTTTAAGATGGATATGGTGTCTTTTATTGAATCAGATGTTTTATCATTAGAAAAAATCCATAAAGATAAATACGATATAGTCTTTACATCTGAGGGTGTGTTGGGTTGGTTGCCTGACTTAGATCAATGGGCAAGGGTTGTTAGGTCTTTATTAAAGGATGATGGGTATTTTTATATCTATGATTCTCATCCATTTTTCCATACATTTGATGAAGAAAAATTAGCCAAGCAAGAATTAATTTTAAAATATGATTATTTTAATGCAAAAGCAGATATGGCTTATGAAATTGGTGGTTATGCAAGCCAAACAATGTATTCTGAAAATTATTGGTGGAACCATACTTTGTCTGATATCATTAATGCTTTAATTAAAGCGGGTTTAAAAATAGAGTATTTGCATGAGTATGATACCTTATTTTGGAATAATGGTCGTATGGAAGCAATAGATAAAGGTTTATATATATATCCTAAGTTTAGGAATAAATTACCCATGTCTTTTTCTATAAAAGCTAGTGTATTGTAA